Proteins encoded by one window of Montipora capricornis isolate CH-2021 unplaced genomic scaffold, ASM3666992v2 scaffold_498, whole genome shotgun sequence:
- the LOC138036726 gene encoding uncharacterized protein has protein sequence MENKMAESVESVLEDTTEKVCNFLRARGVEQEVVEKFQREKMDVCAVLTADDELLKNMGLLKAGDRLSLKGYCQSEKKEESQSKKRRLLEAFFNKKKGKKGVPTQKCSGTSHPSQIGKAKKVKSKKVQLGWKHFKEEEEAYTLVPLVKGGGSREIELPLSTNKLDLMKTCKTLFFPDGKSIHGKEEEMAFDLANFKNEKVGVTVNVEGKELPFTIENYIAAHRVKNVRIYLRSQKICDYSSDEDDKEDSLPIMDINSVVKCSTLIGSTEERQALLCEQDEAYLNSLTSDRQKRIDLENEAAEGKRKVEIQQARGARVVPEPDSDFITVKVRHLTMGMCIRRFSSSAKMSAVYDWIGSLSSDIEHFSLCDPFGGILLPSRDISDRCTIVMVKASQTPPMSDSDTEVQFLGFGDTSACSTATETDSGPVKEANGKKGDNGVTSQLFIPADNVQLDNYYASLVATANTGNDNDVSFSDSDRDEDIVDATQNQPASVSAQDKDIAEILGDLAKEISNECISKFNISRNFLWEGTRRALSRKSFSPANKVSVKFTDDSGVSEGAVDLGGPMREFFTLCLQYLHNSLLFCGLENHKFLSFQSRCLEDDDYFIAGTIIAMSIVHGGPAPQFLSPLMFDALVNDMSKVVVSVQDVYDAELQSSLQALLNSATLEEALRLMNEGNLPTILDLAGTLQPVRQVDDIARIVASTTHWFVLGRAQPALESFQKGLASLGVLAAMRAYPDSFRQLFCHCSEVLTADKMERLFSVKSSLAGSTKAVIESLVLSRWSDYLQDIEEGEDSINLSDILFFATGCKSLPPRNISPSIEFLHEPGRFGQSRFPTANTCSATLRLPVIHESYDSFKADISFGIQNGRGFGTA, from the exons AtggaaaacaagatggcggagtCGGTGGAGTCGGTACTGGAGGATACGACGGAGAAG GTCTGCAACTTCTTGAGAGCAAGAGGAGTAGAACAGGAAGTAGTTGAGAAATTTCAGCGTGAAAAG ATGGATGTTTGTGCTGTTCTGACTGCAGATGACGAGTTACTGAAAAATATGGGCCTATTAAAAGCTGGGGACAGATTGAGTCTAAAAGGTTACTGTCAATCAGAGAAAAAAGAGGAGAGTCAAAGCAAGAAAAGAAGACTTCTTGAAgcctttttcaacaaaaagaaaggaaagaagggAGTCCCCACCCAGAAGTGTTCTGGAACAAGTCACCCTTCCCAGATAGGAAAAGctaaaaaagttaaatctaaaAAGGTGCAGCTGGGGTGGAAACACTtcaaagaagaggaagaagcttACACCTTAGTGCCATTGGTGAAGGGAGGAGGAAGTCGGGAAATAGAGCTACCACTGTCAACAAACAAGTTGGACTTGatgaaaacttgtaaaactctttttttcccAGATGGGAAATCCATTCATGGGAAAGAGGAGGAAATGGCTTTTGATTTAGCTaacttcaaaaatgaaaaagttggaGTAACTGTCAATGTTGAAGGAAAAGAGCTTCCATTCACCATCGAAAACTATATCGCTGCACATAGAGTTAAAAATGTGAGAATTTATTTGCGGTCTCAAAAAATTTGTGACTACAGTAGTGATGAAGATGATAAAGAAGACTCTCTGCCAATTATGGACATAAACAGTGTGGTCAAGTGTTCAACCTTAATTGGATCAACAGAGGAGAGACAGGCATTGTTGTGTGAACAGGATGAAGCTTATCTAAATTCATTAACTTCAGACAGGCAGAAAAGGATTGATCTAGAAAATGAGGCTGCTGAAGGTAAACGCAAGGTGGAAATTCAGCAAGCAAGGGGTGCTAGAGTCGTTCCAGAGCCCGATTCTGATTTCATTACTGTTAAGGTTAGACACCTTACCATGGGCATGTGCATACGCCGATTTTCATCTAGTGCAAAAATGTCAGCTGTTTATGATTGGATAGGATCATTAAGTTCTGACATAGAGCATTTTTCACTTTGTGATCCTTTTGGTGGGATTCTGTTGCCAAGTAGAGACATATCAGATAGGTGTACCATTGTCATGGTGAAAGCGTCACAGACCCCTCCTATGTCTGATTCAGACACTGAGGTTCAGTTTCTGGGCTTTGGGGATACAAGTGCTTGCAGCACAGCAACAGAAACCGACAGTGGACCAGTAAAAGAAGCTAATGGGAAAAAAGGAGACAATGGAGTGACCTCTCA ATTATTTATTCCAGCGGACAATGTACAGCTAGACAACTATTATGCTTCCCTTGTTGCTACAGCTAACACAGGTAACGACAATGATGTGTCATTTTCTGACAGTGACAGAGATGAGGATATCGTTGATGCCACCCAGAatcaacctgcttctgttagtGCCCAGGACAAAGACATTGCCGAGATACTTGGTGACTTAGCCAAAGAAATCAGTAATGAATgcatttcaaaatttaacatttCACGCAATTTCTTATGGGAGGGAACAAGGCGGGCATTGTCACGGAAATCCTTTTCTCCAGCAAACAAGGTTTCAGTAAAATTCACTGATGATAGTGGTGTCAGTGAAGGCGCGGTTGATTTGGGCGGACCAATGAGAGAATTTTTCACCTTATGCCTCCAGTACTTGCACAATTCACTATTGTTCTGTGGACTTGAGAACCACAAGTTCCTGTCATTTCAGTCTAGATGCCTAGAAGATGATGACTACTTCATAGCAGGAACAATCATTGCCATGTCCATTGTACATGGGGGGCCTGCCCCACAGTTTCTTTCGCCGTTGATGTTTGACGCTCTTGTTAACGATATGTCCAAAGTGGTTGTTTCGGTGCAAGACGTGTATGATGCTGAACTGCAATCATCCCTTCAAGCGCTCCTGAATTCTGCCACTCTTGAGGAGGCCTTGCGACTCATGAACGAAGGTAATTTGCCGACAATTCTTGACCTTGCAGGAACCTTGCAACCAGTGAGACAAGTGGATGACATTGCAAGGATTGTTGCGTCAACCACTCATTGGTTTGTACTAGGACGAGCCCAGCCAGCATTGGAGAGCTTTCAGAAAGGGCTCGCATCACTTGGAGTGTTGGCAGCCATGAGGGCGTATCCGGATTCCTTTCGGCAATTGTTTTGCCATTGTTCTGAAGTACTTACTGCAGATAAGATGGAAAGGTTGTTCTCAGTAAAGTCAAGTCTAGCTGGCTCAACTAAAGCAGTTATTGAAAGCCTCGTCCTTTCGCGTTGGAGTGACTATTTGCAAGATATAGAAGAAGGCGAGGATTCCATTAATCTAAGTGACATCTTGTTCTTTGCTACGGGGTGCAAGTCCTTGCCACCGCGAAATATATCCCCTAGCATTGAATTCTTACACGAGCCAGGAAGATTTGGGCAATCCAGATTTCCCACAGCAAACACCTGTTCTGCCACGCTGCGCCTACCAGTTATACATGAAAGTTATGACAGCTTCAAAGCTGACATTTCATTTGGAATTCAGAATGGACGGGGTTTCGGCACTGCTTAA
- the LOC138036727 gene encoding uncharacterized protein, producing the protein MVATGNHYKCRPLFLLLVVESFSICSSVLPTYTPALQNDNSEREDLIEHYFHLGLGYSEILLFLVSLHGCFLSLRQLKRILKQRGLGRRRNRSNPRVVCDAIEQELRGSGSAIGYRLMTHRLLHVHGLSTDKETVRELLKILDPEGVELRSRHRLRRRQYKTAGPNHIWHIDGYDKLKPFGFCIHAAIDGYSRRIMWIEVGPTNNDPFVIAQYYLDCVRQIGGIPKIIRADCGTENVNVAILQRFFHNQDQSFLYGKSSSNQRIEAWWGMLKRGGMGWWISFFKDLRDCGLYLDDDVIEAECLKFCFMPVIREELHKFAMQWNLHKIRPSRNEESPSGRPDLLYHIPDLTGARDLMIPVSLDDVEMAEQLCAVRSPEHGCSEEFFELVSLIMQEKGLTMPSTADDALVLFCTLIDDIMDI; encoded by the coding sequence ATGGTGGCCACAGGGAATCATTATAAATGCCGTCCGTTGTTCCTTCTGCTTGTTGTTGAATCATTCTCCATATGCTCATCGGTTTTGCCTACCTATACACCTGCTTTACAAAATGACAATTCGGAACGTGAAGATCTGATTGAACACTACTTTCATTTAGGCCTTGGTTACAGCGAGATATTGCTATTCTTGGTATCGTTGCATGGTTGCTTTTTGAGCCTTCGCCAACTGAAGAGGATATTAAAACAACGTGGACTTGGTAGAAGAAGAAACCGTTCAAATCCTCGAGTAGTCTGTGACGCTATTGAGCAAGAATTACGTGGTAGTGGAAGTGCGATTGGCTACAGACTAATGACTCATAgactgctacatgtacatggtttATCAACAGACAAGGAAACTGTTCGAGAACTGTTAAAGATATTAGATCCCGAAGGGGTTGAGCTTAGGTCGAGACATCGATTACGAAGAAGACAATACAAAACGGCAGGTCCTAATCACATATGGCACATCGATGGTTACGATAAACTGAAGCCTTTTGGCTTCTGTATTCATGCCGCTATCGATGGTTACAGCAGGCGCATAATGTGGATAGAAGTGGGCCCTACAAACAATGATCCCTTTGTGATAGCTCAATACTACCTAGACTGTGTAAGACAGATAGGAGGAATTCCAAAAATAATAAGGGCAGATTGTGGCACAGAAAATGTTAACGTGGCTATTTTACAACGATTTTTCCACAATCAAGACCAAAGTTTCTTATATGGGAAATCGTCATCTAATCAACGCATCGAGGCCTGGTGGGGTATGCTTAAGAGGGGTGGTATGGGCTGGTGGATTAGTTTTTTTAAAGATCTAAGAGACTGTGGACTTTATTTAGACGACGATGTTATAGAAGCCGAATGTCTTAAGTTTTGCTTCATGCCAGTTATACGGGAAGAGCTTCACAAGTTTGCCATGCAGTGGAATTTGCACAAGATAAGACCATCACGAAATGAAGAATCTCCAAGTGGGCGGCCAGATTTACTCTACCATATTCCAGACTTGACGGGTGCGAGAGATTTAATGATACCAGTTTCACTTGACGATGTGGAAATGGCAGAGCAACTCTGCGCCGTCAGATCTCCAGAGCACGGTTGCTCCGAGGAGTTTTTTGAATTGGTATCGTTAATTATGCAGGAAAAAGGCCTAACAATGCCTTCAACGGCAGATGATGCATTGGTTCTGTTCTGTACCCTGATAGATGACATCATGGATATCTAA